AgccataaataaaaagtaacacaCCTGAAAGAGCATTTTATGAAATGTATTCTTGTCCCTGAATAGGTTGAAATATTGGCACTGCAGCACAACTAAAGTGCCTTGCGATAAACCAATtaataatttagaaaaatcatcagggaaaaaaaattggcaaggaaaaagacggattaacaaaaatgtatttcaccTAAATTGTGAACATTTTAACTTACAGGTGTTTAGCCCCATTTAGTCTGACACCCCTAAaagtccagtgcaaccaatttcCTGCAAAGTTCacataattagtaaatagagtccacatGTGTGTAGTTAAAttttagtataaatccagctgttctgtgaaagcctcagagagagagacagaaagttCCCTCTGCAGTTTGCCACCAGTAGGGTAGGGAAAACGGTGAGTATGTGAAAGTATTTGCATCCCTACAAattatcaaatgtatttttatttttttatttttttgtcttcatgcAAAACTTaatgtgtggtggaaaaccaACATCCTGAACTCACCATCACTACTGCTAAACATAGTgttggcagcgtcatgctgctGGGATTTTTTTCCTCAGCGGAGACAGCGAAGCTGCTCTGTGTTCATGGTAAGAAGGAAGGAGCTGAATTCAGAGCAATCCTGGAAGGAAATCTGGTAGAAGCTGTTTTGAGACTTGAGAATAGAGCAGAGGTTCACTTCCAGCTGGAAAACAACCCTATGCAAAATATGAGTCTGGTAGTATACACCCCAAAGCAGCTGTAGctataattaaagagaatgctGATCCTATAAAGTATAGACTAGCGGGGCACaaacaatttaaagaaaaagacaacaacaaatgCCTCACTTcagatctttttcttttaaattaaactaaaaatccATCCCTCTCTTACAGTTGTGCGCTGTTTTGTGTTCGCATGTCACATTAAATCTGAATACAATACATTGAAGATTGTGGTTGCAATGTTGTaaatgttgcaaaagctcagTGGGCATGAATACTTTGCAGGGAACTGTAGGTCCTACAGATGTGTCAGGTGctgcttcctttttttataGTGCTGTTTGATTTACATCTGACCGAAAAGCAACTTAGGTGATACCCTCTATATGCAAGCAAAATACAACTTGGTTTCAGTAAACCTTTAATACATGTggcattaaaataaattgattcTTACTTGTTGCTTTAGTcaaacattgatttatttttgtgatgttaAGGAAAAAGGTAGAAAAGGATATGTTATCACAGGACCAAAATATAGGGTGttaaaatgcattaataaaAGAAAGGTGTACAGTTTCCTGACTTTTTAGGTTGAACAATCTTTATTTTGCTAGTCTTGCTTTAATTAGCCCTTGCTTTAATTAGCCacgtttaataaataaatacataaaaacaatgCTAATACTGCACTGTAGCTGTGCTGCAGAGCCTATAGCTAATGTATACAGGAACAGAAGAATAGATTTCATAAGGATGCTCTTTCTGGAgtgttactttttatttatggcTTCCGTTATGACAGAGCTCCAGGTAACTGCATATTTATCAGCAAAAACAGTCTGCTACTGCTGCTGAAGTAGTTACTGACCACTAGAGGGAGTTGTTACCCAAGaaaatattagtaaaaaaaatcactaaatcATAAGACATCTTTACGCTTTTTCACGTTTATTTCGATTCTCGATTGGATGAATGTACAGCAGTTTGTAACATGAACATTCAGTAAGCTTTAAACTTGATCTTACAAAAGAATTAGAAAGcttgcatattttattttattttatttgcgaTGCCATTTATCAATATTGAAAGCACTTAAAAAGTTCGCCAGGTTTctccaaaaataaattcacCTTTTTTTCATGTCATGCTGTTGCAGGCTGCAGTAACAACTGACTTTTGTTAGTAAGTGCAAAGTACTGTTAAGAACAGGTAGTGGCATTGCAATCCTGATCGTATGTACACTTGGTAAGAGGTCaacattcaagtttttttttctaagaacaAGGAAAGGCTCTACGTTTCAGTGGAtagtatttacatattttttttcttatagatgcttcaaaaatgtcattttacaAACCAAAGAGcaattctttttattattattcagactTGAAAATATGGTTAATTTACCTGATCGGCACAAAAAAAACTCCTCTCATCTGAAGCTGGAACAAGATGATAACTCTCCATCCAGGTAATTTTATCTGAGGTGGACTTAACGTAATATTTTACTTCTCCAAACAACCATTTATTATCGTTTTCAATTAACTCGCGATGTATATTACAGTCAATAGCACCTACAGTACCATTTCCACTAAACAGCTACATTCTAAGATCTCAGCTATGATAGTTAAAGGTTTGTGCTTTAGAGACATTCCCtgtaaggaaaaaaaggggTGTGATACTTCATCACAGCCAGGAGGAGGCACTGTGAGCCCGTCAGAGCACTGAACTACTACGCTGTCACAGGCTAGGAGGACATGAAGAAAGAGGCAAACGTGTCGACATTGTCCCCAGTTGGCAAAAATGACAGCAAATGTAAAGGTTGTTGGAGTTATTTTAGCTCATGGTTCTATCGAGATGGGCATCAAGTCAAGCCAATGCCTCACCAAGCTCTAACATCATGACTATGCATTTATTTGAATGTATAAAGTcgttttcctttgtttcagtcGTGTATCTTTTTGAATGGAAGACATTTGATTGTAGGAGGGGCAACAAGGAACGGCCCCTCACAAGGTCAGGTCAATAATGACGTGCTCAAAGATCTGCGTGTTCCCCTTGAAGCTTGAGGAAAATATAAAGTCCCTGCGGTCGGTGGAGACCACGGTGAATGAGCGCGGTGCCTGGATGTACACCTCCTTGAAGCGGTCGAAGACTTTCTGGTCATCGTCCCACAGGTAGATCTGCGAGAACGTATAGTCACTTCCCAGAGCCAGGTAGTAGCGCTCCTTGAAGGAGAACGGCTGCAGGATCATAGAGCCTCGGGACGGTACCGCCTGGATCTCTGCAAACTGTTTGGGTCCCCATCTTAGGACCTTGGAGTCACCAATGTAGCGGGTCATGGCAAGGTAGAGCTCCTCCTTGATCCGGAAgtgtttcacagcaacaacgTCCTCCATGTTGGGGATATCACCTTGTAGGATGAACTTCTGGTTGCTCCGGCTCCACTGGTAGATCACTGGAACCTGCGAGCGACTCGCCAGGATTAGATGAGCCTTTCCGTCTAAGTTCAGGAACTCCGCGTCTGTGTCGCGGAACCACTCGTGCAGGGACTGGTGTGAGTAAAAGCCGTTGTCGTTCCACTTGTACAGGGTTGACAAGCCAGCTTTGGAGCTGTCAGCGATGACAAAGAACCAGTCTGATCCGATCTGAAAAGCCTCAATGTCGTTGGGTTTGGAGATCTTGGACACTTCAGTGTCCTGGAACTTGTTGAACCTGCTTTGGTCGTCGTCAAACTTGTAGATGTGGGAACCACCAAAGAGCTGAGCCACAATGACGTAAACCTCATCCTGGATGATAACTGACTTGCAACCAACAATGGACTGACCTACAAACAGAGGAATACAGAAATTAGAGAGACATTTCCCTAAAATGATAGTTTGGCTGGTAAGGCTAGTAATATCTAACATGCAGAGGCCCTTGGACTGAAGCTAATGGCTAATTTAACGCCATTTTCACATCTATGGTTTGTTTACTTTCGTCCAAATCAGTTGAAGTTTTTTAGCTTGTAACTTTTTCCAGTGGTTGGGTTCCTCTTAATGCGTACAAACTACAGTATCACTACACTGCATGACAATGTTCAGTCTGTTTGTGGGTCAGATCAGGGTAGATGGGACTTTTAACCaatttgacagaaaataatttcaacactataagttattttcatttagtttGAGCTTTAACAGGTGCTCAACTAATCCCTTTCGTATTGGCCTATAGGCTAATGGTTTACTCTGAGAACGGCTGtagaattatttaaaatcatgaaTGAACTAGAAAAGCTCTCAGAGTGCACAGACCTCAGCGAAGGCTTCTGACATGCCAGCTGCTGAACAGGCCACAAACCATGTAGGAGCTCCAGGTTGTCACACCATGCACGGGCTATGATAAggaattctttaaaaaatcctGCTGGATCCAGATGGTGCTCCACATCAGCAAGATCTTATCAATCAGCCCCCAAATCATCATGCTTtatgcaaaatgtgttttatttaaacacgtTTATGAACTCAGAAGTGGaaacatgacagaaaaaaataataataagtatgTAAACTATCCaagaaatgtacattttaagtGACATTAATTAGGAATTTCCtaacaaatttacattttagatgtaaaataaataaaggaccccccaaaaaaacatatattttccttcttttataaCCCTGAACATATCGCTCGGCAGTTTTGTGTCTGTCAAGCCTCTCTTGGTGAATATGGTCCACAGCGATGCCATTGAGTCTTTCCTGAGTCATGGTTGATCTGCTTAGTCCACTAAAACTGCTTTCTGCCTCAGCAGATAATTATGTGACATTAGTCACTGGTGATGGTAATTCTCAGCCTGTAGTGACATATCAGGGTCAAAATTAATTTGGGGGAGTCTCGTCCCCTCCTTCCCTAGTGCCATGTGTGTCCATGGGTCAGATGTATTGAGGGTAGGAGAACTAAATCTAAACACAGGAAGAAGATGCTGTGTTTTTAGTTAGTAGCTAACATGGAGAATTTAATCATCGTTTAAAGTTTCTCATTGGAGAAGcatactgaaatattttaagaaGGCAACTTTATGCTTTATGTGCTTTACACAAAAATgtgctgacttttttttactctatcGTATTGCTTAATGGAAACCTCTCTACATAAAAGTGCTTGAATCAAGCTCACAGCGTACACCTGATAGCTCGGTTGGATCATGTTTGTGCCATAAACGAGTCACtctattcagaaaaaggaggttaaaaatgtgatctctgtgagagctgcaggcctgtaaaaacggACAACTCACTGCCTTTTATACCGAACGGCAGCAATTGCTCAGAGTTTTGTTCATACTCTCACCCTCCTCTATCCCTCAGGTTCCAGGGGTATCACCTATTGGTTTTCCCACATTCGGACACACTCACATAATGCCAGTGTGCGTgtacgttccttgttagttgcCACTTGCaggctgtgcatgcacacttctaatgtttatgtttctggttagcttagcggttagcttagcagttagcttcggtgttagccgttcattgtagctctgctgctctcaccgtcgtagactttgaacatgggtGAGATACTCAATGAAATACTCAAAAGCTGGTGGTTGTACTTTGAGAAGCTGTGAAAAATCTGTCCAGGCCAAACATTTCagtgtgttttcctttttcttagtACATTAAAATACACAGCTACATAGATTCATAATCTTATAAAGTGTGTTTTGTTACCAACAGGgggaaaaggcaaaacaaaagaaggTAGCTTTGGACTTTACTGGAGACAGAGCGAAGAGATTTCCTTACCTGTGATATTATCATATGTCCTGAAGTTCATTTCAATGTGGTCCCATTGTAAAACCATACAGCTGTCTGTGCTGGGAGCGGAGATGGTCACATAGACATCATTCTTGAAGGTGAACGTATCAACAGACAGTGACTCAGCGGCCACAGACTGATGAAGGACGAAATCTGCGGGAAAGGTGAGTGAAGTCATGAGGGGAGCTTTTCCCAGACTGACGCTGCTGAGCACCAGGCTGGCACTCACCCGTCGAGATGCACTCATTGTGCAGGCTGCTCATGTCGTTCAGGCGCTTGCCCTTCATGTCCTCCGGTCCGGCGCACACGACATCCGACACTGTGGCGTTGGTGCTCTTCAGCCACATCATGAGCCATTTGGCTCTGCAGTCGCACTCAATGGCGTTGCCGCGCAGGTCCCTGCAGAGCACCACCGATGTGTGTTATTACAGTTAACAGACACGTCATGACTTTTAACAGCATTTTTAAAACGTGTGGCGAACTTACAGCTCTATCAGAGAGTCCAGGTCGATGAAAAGGTCCCTGGGTAAGAACTGAATGTTGTTGTTTGCCAAAGACCTGGAAAACAACAACTCTAGTGCGTGAATATGCAGCACATTCAGGGAGAAACTGTAAGAAAACGCATCAGTTTTGGAACATACAAGTGAGTCAGGTCCCTGAGTCCTCTGAAGGCATATTTAGACGTCGTCTGCAGCTTGTTGCTCTCAATGAACCTGTGgattgttaataataataaaaaacactgaacatttgTGTTGCAGGGACAAAGCTTAAAGCACCATTACTCCCACCATTTAACAGCGTGAAAACTTTGATTACTTCTTTAACTTTCCCACATTTGGTCTTGTTACAACCAAAACATATTGCAGTGATggatcaaaataattattaggtggataaaaaatgataaatgctttattttctacaaaaaaaaccctgaaaagtgtggtgcgTGTTTGCATTTGGCCCCCGTGTGGCCAACACTTTGCAAAACTGGCTTTTGCTGCTTTTGCTGGGCAGTCGCCCACTGCttgtgactgtggcttgatgggatGAGTAGTTGTCTgacaaccagaaggttgtgggttcgattccagcttccccttgccacatgtcgatgtgcccttgggcaaggcacttaaccccaagttgcctactaaGCTGCGTcttgtgtataaatgtgtgtgcgttagtgagagcgactgggtgaatgtggctatagtgtagagtgctttgggtggtcagcatgactggaaaagcgctatatagatatatatatatatatatatagatatatatatcatatatcatatatatttgattttaaatcaaacatatatataaatatatacatatataaatatatatgtatatatatatatatatatatatatatatatatatatatatatatatatatatatatatatatatatatattcagtccATTTAAGATTCTGTCTAGCAGCTTTCCACATCTAAGTTTAACAAAGAGCCAGACCTTGATTGGAGCATTAAATCAGACAAACCTGTTAGCTCTGGGTCTATATCTAGGGCTGTTATCCTGCTTGAAAGTGAACTTCCATCCCAGTCTAATGTCTTTAGAGCCTCAAACAGCTGTTCGTGCTTCCCATCAATTCCAACCAGCTTCCACTTCaccgctgaagaaaagcatcccacagcatgatgctgccatcgccATATCTAAGTGTGTGAGTGGTGTGTTTAAATGTAATCTGCTTTGTTTGGTTTCCCACCACAAATGGCATTTTGcatgtagaagaaaaaaaaagttttggtctcatctgacgaCAGCTTTGTGCCCCCTGGATTATTTGTGTCAATCTACCAATTATACTTTTTGCGGGTTTCTTTAAACTACGACTTTATTTTCTTGCAATTATTTCAGAAAGACTAGAAATGAGGAGTGCACAATATATAGTAGACGTATTGACAGATTCTTCCAGCTGAGCTTTGGAgatctgtagctcctccagagccccCATAGGATATCTGGTCGGTTTTGTGATTATTACAAGAAGTAGTATTGAGATGCTTTATGATTCATTTGCACAGTTTGACTGTCAAAGCCCGCAGAAACCATGTGCTTTGAACTTCTCGATCACTGCATTTCTTGATGTGGGTCAGTGGATCCAAAGACATAAAACATGTACTCATGTATTCAGATGGAAAAATGTTTGCACTTCTTttatcaaacaaaaaacacccaaaaatgcaaaaacttaCAGGTACTCCAGATGTGGAAGGCCTGAGAAAGCATCATCTCTTATAGTCGCCAGGGAGTTGGAATTCAAAAGTCTGAAACGGATAACAAATTAGAGCAGtcagaaaaaggttttaaataaaacatttgatcaaAATTGAACACAATGTAACCAGTGCAACCTATTATGTAAATGCATATGTGCtcagtttctttttgttgtCACAGTACAAACGTTTTAGCAAGAAATGTTAATGCATCAAAAACATTGCTGTGTGAGATGTAACTCAATTTGtataaagttgaaataaaagaCAATATTCATCTTAGATATATTAATTTCACTAGACGGACATGACTAAAGCAAACGATATTAGCTCAAAAATTTACATACATTCATCGTGGTCATGATTAtcatgaaaagtatgttttttattttatgtcagctattaacataacataaaacttcaaagatatttaaaatcaaacatcAGGTGCAAAGACTGAAGTTTCATGTGGATTACCTTAAACCCACAAAGGGTCAAAATGATACATACAAGCTTAGATCCGTACAGTTTCAATACTCATTGTACGGTTAGCAGCTGTAGAAGGTGTTTGAACTTGCCAGGGCCAAGACTTGTGACCTTCGTGTTGCTCACTATGATCCTCTGCAGCTGGTAGCTTCTGTTTGCCAGCATATAAAGAATTTGTTTAACAGCACCTATTACATGGCTCAATACTCAGACCCATGGGAGAGTTTAAGGAACTCAATAAAGCGCTAAGAAGGAAAACTGTAGATTAACACCAGCttcaaaagtgtgtttttgtgttacGACCCCATGGAATGTGACTCTTGTCacttacattttcagtttttgccaTAATTTTCTGTCATGTTCTGTTACATCCTGATGCGCCTAATTGTGTATTTATAGTTCTGTGTTAATTAGCGCCACCACCAGGCTTCttgttaatttttcttccaAACCTGCTCCTTGTTCTGTTGATTAGTAATCAAACTTTCTCAGCGTTTAAGCTCC
The DNA window shown above is from Fundulus heteroclitus isolate FHET01 chromosome 14, MU-UCD_Fhet_4.1, whole genome shotgun sequence and carries:
- the LOC105927904 gene encoding leucine-rich repeat LGI family member 2; translation: MVQGGNGRCLLPRFELSANIQQDIFFKRNIYIYIILKPNLTHASPTGRMPPALRIWALLCVSLCCLCQPALLKKPFRCPSTCSCSKESIICVGSSNIPRIAPNEITSLSIVNGTFSEVREAMFAHMPTLQLLLLNSNSLATIRDDAFSGLPHLEYLFIESNKLQTTSKYAFRGLRDLTHLSLANNNIQFLPRDLFIDLDSLIELDLRGNAIECDCRAKWLMMWLKSTNATVSDVVCAGPEDMKGKRLNDMSSLHNECISTDFVLHQSVAAESLSVDTFTFKNDVYVTISAPSTDSCMVLQWDHIEMNFRTYDNITGQSIVGCKSVIIQDEVYVIVAQLFGGSHIYKFDDDQSRFNKFQDTEVSKISKPNDIEAFQIGSDWFFVIADSSKAGLSTLYKWNDNGFYSHQSLHEWFRDTDAEFLNLDGKAHLILASRSQVPVIYQWSRSNQKFILQGDIPNMEDVVAVKHFRIKEELYLAMTRYIGDSKVLRWGPKQFAEIQAVPSRGSMILQPFSFKERYYLALGSDYTFSQIYLWDDDQKVFDRFKEVYIQAPRSFTVVSTDRRDFIFSSSFKGNTQIFEHVIIDLTL